In Nicotiana tomentosiformis unplaced genomic scaffold, ASM39032v3 Un00185, whole genome shotgun sequence, a single genomic region encodes these proteins:
- the LOC138903933 gene encoding uncharacterized protein, producing MVDFDVIMGMDLLYCCFSKPGSQTRTVRFEFPNEPVIEWKGDDVVLKGRFISYLKATKMINNGCIENLVRVTDTDAEALTLECVPAVNEFPGVFSDELPGIPHDKEIYFGIDVMLDTHPISIPP from the coding sequence atggtcgattttgatgtgataatggggatggatttgCTTTATTGTTGTTTTTCCAAGCCTGGTAGCcaaaccagaactgttaggttcgaatttccaaatgagccagttattgagtggaagggtgatgatgtagtgctgaagggtaggtttatttcttaccttaaggccacgaaaatgatcaataATGGATGTATTGAaaatttggtccgggttacggacactgaTGCTGAGGCACTTACACTTGAGTGTGTGCCTgctgtgaatgaatttccgggagtcttttcggatgaactccctgggatcccacatGACAAGGAGATTTATTTTGGTATTGATGTAATGctagacacgcatcctatatctattccaccctag